TACTTCACCTGTAATTCCGGTTGAACGCGATGCTTTTTCAAACGTTCTGGCAAACTGCTTTTCTAAAATACCATAGGTATATTTTGCTTTTTGCTTCTCTTGTAACTGAACTGCGTATTCAGATTGTTTTGCACGTTTTTTAGATACTCCGTGTTGTCCCGGAGGATAATTTTTCTTTTCTAACGCTTTATCAGGACCGAAAATTGGTTCCTTGAATTTACGCGCGATTTTTGATTTTGGACCTGTGTACCTTGCCATTTTAAATAATTGTTTTTTTGTTAATGATATCACTTTAAGTGATATCGGTTTTTATTATTTAAGTTGAAAATCCTTACGATAATCAACTCCAAATCTCCAATTCATGGAGACCGGCTTATTTATTTTTTATACTCTTCTACGTTTAGGAGGGCGACAACCGTTGTGAGGAATTGGAGTAATATCCATAATTTCCGACACTTCAATACCGGCAGCAGCAATAGTACGAATAGCACTTTCTCTTCCCGCACCTGGTCCTTTAACATAAACCTTTACTTTACGTAAACCGGCCTCAAATGCAGTTTTGCCACAATCTTGAGCCGCCATTTGTGCAGCATAAGGTGTATTCTTTTTTGAACCCCTGAATCCCATTTTACCCGCGCTACTCCAGGCAATAACCTGACCAGACAAATTGGTTAATGAAATGATGATGTTGTTAAACGTTGCATTAATATGCGCTTCTCCGCTCGCTTCAACTTTCACTGTTCTTTTACGTGAAGCGTTTTTAGCTGCTGAAGCCGATGCTTGTTGTTTAGCCATTTTTAATTTTTAATTTAATTATTATTTAGTAACCATTTTTTTGTTAGCAATAGTCTTACGACGTCCCTTACGAGTACGTGCATTCGTTTTGCTTCTTTGACCTCTTACCGGTAAACCATTACGATGACGAATACCACGGTAGCTGTTTATATCCGTTAAACGTTTAATGTTTAACTGAACTTCAGAACGTAAAGCCCCTTCAACTTTAAAACCATTGTTAATATAATTACGAATCGCGTTTTGCTCATCATCTGTCCACTCGCTTACTTTTTTATCGGCATTAATTTCGCAGGTAGCCAAAATTTTTGCAGCTCTGCTAGGACCAATACCGTAAATGTAAGTTAAGCCAATTATTCCTCTTTTGTTTTTTGGTAAATCAATACCGGCTATACGTGCCATCTTATATAATTTAAATTTTTACTAATTATTTTTGTCTTTGTTTAAACTTAGGTGTCTTTTTACAGATCACATATAGTTTTCCTTTTCTGCGAACGATTTTGCAATCAACGCTTCTTTTCTTTATGGATGCTCTTACTTTCATACTGTACTTAAACTAACTTATTTATATCTGAACGTTATTCTAGCTTTTGTTAAATCATACGGACTCATTTCCAATCTTACTTTATCGCCGGGTAAAATTTTAATATAGTGCATTCTCATTTTACCTGAAATATGTGCAGTAACCATATGACCATTTTCCAATTCAACTCTAAACATGGCATTACTCAGCGCTTCTGCAATTGTTCCATCAATCTCTATGTTCGCTTGTTTTGCCATTTAATTATCCTTGTTGCATCATCATTGCGTTTGCACCCCTACCCTTAATTCTTCCCGATTTCATCAAACCATCGTAATGACGATTTAGCAAGTATGTTTCAATTTGCTGTAAAGTATCTAATACCACACCAACTAAAATTAACAAAGATGTTCCACCATAGAAATCAGCAAACGCGCTGTTAACGCCTAATTTCTGTGCAAAAGCAGGCATGATAGCTACTCCGGCCAAAAAAATTGAACCCGGCAAAGTAATTCTGCTCATTACCTGATCAATAAATTCCGCAGTTTTTTTACCCGGTTTAACTCCCGGAATAAATCCACCGTTTCTTTTCATATCATCTGCCAACTGATTTGGATTTACCATAATAGCAGTATAGAAA
This sequence is a window from Sphingobacteriaceae bacterium. Protein-coding genes within it:
- the rpsK gene encoding 30S ribosomal protein S11, producing MAKQQASASAAKNASRKRTVKVEASGEAHINATFNNIIISLTNLSGQVIAWSSAGKMGFRGSKKNTPYAAQMAAQDCGKTAFEAGLRKVKVYVKGPGAGRESAIRTIAAAGIEVSEIMDITPIPHNGCRPPKRRRV
- the rpsM gene encoding 30S ribosomal protein S13 — encoded protein: MARIAGIDLPKNKRGIIGLTYIYGIGPSRAAKILATCEINADKKVSEWTDDEQNAIRNYINNGFKVEGALRSEVQLNIKRLTDINSYRGIRHRNGLPVRGQRSKTNARTRKGRRKTIANKKMVTK
- the rpmJ gene encoding 50S ribosomal protein L36, whose product is MKVRASIKKRSVDCKIVRRKGKLYVICKKTPKFKQRQK
- the infA gene encoding translation initiation factor IF-1, producing MAKQANIEIDGTIAEALSNAMFRVELENGHMVTAHISGKMRMHYIKILPGDKVRLEMSPYDLTKARITFRYK